From Sporosarcina sp. Marseille-Q4943, the proteins below share one genomic window:
- a CDS encoding YvrJ family protein gives MEQWINIIQQIGFPIFVSFYLLHRLETKLEAIHNALVSLKVN, from the coding sequence ACAATGGATAAATATTATACAACAAATCGGATTTCCGATTTTCGTATCATTTTACCTCTTGCACCGGCTTGAAACGAAACTCGAGGCCATACACAACGCGCTTGTTTCTTTAAAAGTGAATTGA